Part of the bacterium genome, GTACACGATCTTCCGAAGGATCTTGCGCAAGCACTAGTGGCTGCACCAAAGTCACTCGCTGCCTGGGAGAGTCTCACGCCCCTGGCCCGCAATGAGTGGATCTGCTGGACGATTGCTCCAAAACAACAAAAGACCAGAGACGAGCACGTACGGCGTGTG contains:
- a CDS encoding YdeI/OmpD-associated family protein gives rise to the protein MNKQISSGTVHDLPKDLAQALVAAPKSLAAWESLTPLARNEWICWTIAPKQQKTRDEHVRRVIEELQQGKRRPCCWIGCIHRTDKEISPSVKGILEKRAPRR